A region of Nitrospinota bacterium DNA encodes the following proteins:
- the lpxC gene encoding UDP-3-O-[3-hydroxymyristoyl] N-acetylglucosamine deacetylase, which yields MKKGRVVVVDDEENIRAALKDILTDEGYDVDCAPDGESALRMIQSETPDVVLLDIWMPGLDGLQTLKILKNIDADTEVVMMSGHGAIETAVKATKIGALDFIEKPFSLDTILRAVGKAVRSRRSRFRNGGLPSLQGGVAVEGRFMGSSRAAKEARRLIREAAQSHGPALIIGEPGLGKRFAARMIHNLSSRREKPFLEIQCESFTAEDLNSLITGAKSGGRMDLSTGGSVFLDKLGMLDPKLSASLAEFLGAVAFNADTRPRLIASVEMEPDSASAENNKPLSLFTGDAATTTIRLQPLRNRKNDIQEFVERFLDEICDEYGKHLESVDGEAMELLTTLPWPGNIRELKRVMEQAVLVCDGPVLMTEHVTTAISEEGGMGRQGLGVAPRKISVMTGKGKSSLTRQRTLKNSVVLCGQGLHSGIKTGMILSPLPTGSGIVFGDISTGSRVPALLENVHSTEYATTLTNGHVTIKTIEHIMSALHSYRITNLLIKIGDEAPIMDGSAIDFCQLIEDSGIEEQDGSVEEIVIEDTICVGDMEDGPGIMVEPAPGFSVHYMLAYPPPLGAQEYEYSYESGAHYRETIAPARTFGFVRDIQKLEEAGLAGGGKLSNFILIDDEKIVNTPLRFPNEPARHKILDLIGDLYLLGRPIRGRFIARKSGHTQNIGIIKKIRERMGASGAFE from the coding sequence ATGAAAAAAGGAAGAGTTGTCGTAGTTGACGACGAGGAAAACATAAGGGCCGCCCTAAAGGACATCCTCACCGACGAAGGGTACGATGTGGACTGCGCCCCGGACGGGGAGAGCGCCCTGCGCATGATCCAGTCGGAAACGCCGGACGTGGTCCTGCTGGACATATGGATGCCCGGGTTGGACGGTTTGCAGACGCTCAAGATCCTCAAGAACATAGACGCCGACACGGAAGTGGTGATGATGAGCGGCCACGGGGCCATTGAAACCGCCGTGAAAGCCACCAAGATAGGGGCGCTGGATTTCATAGAAAAACCCTTCTCGCTGGACACAATCCTCCGCGCCGTGGGCAAGGCGGTAAGAAGCCGCCGGAGCCGGTTCAGGAACGGGGGGCTTCCATCGCTCCAGGGGGGCGTGGCGGTGGAAGGGCGGTTCATGGGATCGTCCCGGGCGGCAAAAGAGGCGCGCAGGCTTATCCGCGAGGCGGCGCAGAGCCACGGCCCGGCCCTTATAATCGGCGAGCCGGGGCTTGGCAAGCGTTTCGCCGCCAGGATGATACACAACCTTTCGTCCAGAAGGGAAAAACCGTTCCTTGAAATCCAGTGTGAATCCTTCACGGCTGAGGATTTGAACAGCCTCATAACCGGCGCTAAAAGTGGCGGCAGGATGGATCTTTCCACCGGCGGGTCGGTGTTTCTGGACAAACTGGGCATGCTCGACCCGAAACTGTCCGCCTCCCTGGCGGAGTTTTTGGGCGCTGTGGCTTTTAACGCGGACACCCGCCCGCGGCTGATAGCCTCGGTGGAAATGGAGCCGGACAGCGCCAGCGCTGAGAACAACAAGCCCCTGAGCCTTTTCACCGGCGACGCCGCCACTACAACCATAAGGCTCCAGCCGCTTCGTAACCGGAAGAACGACATCCAGGAGTTTGTGGAGAGGTTTCTGGACGAGATCTGCGACGAGTACGGAAAACACCTGGAATCGGTGGATGGGGAGGCCATGGAGCTTTTAACCACCCTTCCCTGGCCCGGGAATATCCGTGAGTTGAAAAGGGTGATGGAACAGGCGGTGCTGGTTTGCGACGGGCCTGTGTTGATGACGGAACACGTGACCACCGCCATAAGCGAAGAGGGTGGCATGGGCCGTCAGGGCCTGGGCGTGGCGCCCAGGAAAATATCCGTCATGACGGGCAAGGGGAAATCGTCCCTCACGCGGCAGAGGACGTTGAAAAACTCCGTGGTGCTTTGCGGCCAGGGGCTTCATTCCGGCATCAAGACCGGCATGATACTATCCCCCCTGCCCACCGGCTCGGGGATAGTTTTCGGCGACATAAGCACCGGCTCCCGCGTTCCGGCCCTGCTGGAGAATGTCCACTCCACCGAATACGCCACCACGCTCACCAACGGGCATGTGACCATAAAAACCATAGAGCACATCATGAGCGCCCTGCACAGCTACAGGATAACCAACCTGCTCATAAAAATAGGCGACGAGGCGCCCATAATGGACGGATCAGCCATAGACTTCTGCCAGCTCATCGAAGACAGCGGCATTGAGGAGCAGGACGGGAGCGTGGAGGAGATTGTAATAGAAGACACCATTTGCGTGGGGGACATGGAAGACGGCCCCGGCATAATGGTGGAGCCAGCGCCAGGGTTCTCGGTTCATTACATGCTGGCTTATCCTCCTCCATTGGGGGCGCAAGAGTATGAATACTCTTACGAGTCCGGCGCCCATTACCGGGAGACCATCGCACCGGCCCGCACATTCGGGTTCGTGCGGGACATCCAGAAACTGGAGGAGGCGGGGCTGGCCGGGGGCGGCAAGCTGTCCAATTTCATATTGATAGACGACGAGAAGATAGTGAACACCCCACTCAGGTTCCCAAACGAGCCCGCCCGGCACAAGATACTGGACCTGATAGGCGACCTGTATCTGCTCGGGCGCCCCATCCGGGGCCGGTTCATCGCCAGGAAAAGCGGCCACACCCAGAACATCGGTATCATAAAAAAGATCCGGGAACGCATGGGAGCCTCGGGGGCGTTTGAGTAA
- a CDS encoding HAMP domain-containing protein, whose amino-acid sequence MGRIDIKPYVNRLLNLLKWLVVPGQYGEMDPGDIVARRKKNTRYLIIGATSLFILLTVAAILMQDSGVDAPISNDLAVALVLNLNVILLVVMVLLVIRNLVKLYFERRGKIAGARFQTKLVISFLAMTLVPSALMFTVASELISDTVDKWLNARIERTLQESLLVAESLYRESEDETRGKAQYLSTLLDMRGLITEGSAVNLNRLLRQKLREYNVDLIQAYNQDFELVSEVSRPKSEITFQMEDKPDLLARVAVGETVTEVDDKEGVNMVISLSPIADDTGEGRVKGVVVVAREVTRRLIEQAHSITKAFEDYKQLKIKKELIKTSYQVTLLLVALVIMFSSIWIGFYLARGITVPLKTLSEAAEAVARGDLNVRIDTPAKNDEVGQLITSFNNMTHDLSTSKGQLEEAMRNLTGSNVELHHWGQYIEAVLENVPGGVVSIDKAGMVTTINDYAAAMFGVPPGSAKGKNYRRVFGSNLLAPIKGMIREMRHDGKNTVEQELDITVNGQRRALKTSVSMLQDRGGQYMGMVIVFNDLTDFISAQRALALKEMARVVAHEIKNPLTPIQLNAQRMRRKFEQKAPDFPKVFDDATNTIIREVEQMKGLVEQFSRMAKMSDAGPGSDTLSAAKDMVFPDPRMEPCVLHDTINGVINLYKHTRQGVSIQSDLDPAVNIVRMDPEQMKRVFINLVDNAMDALNGEGNIVIKTRAQPDRRRVQIQVEDTGHGVVDGLAQSIFKPYFSTKPSGAGLGLAIVNRVVEDHGGSITVSANRPRGTVFTVELPVE is encoded by the coding sequence ATGGGCCGGATCGACATTAAACCATACGTAAACCGCCTCTTGAACCTTCTCAAGTGGCTGGTGGTTCCGGGCCAATACGGCGAGATGGATCCCGGCGACATCGTCGCCCGCAGGAAGAAAAACACCCGCTACCTCATAATCGGCGCCACATCGCTGTTCATCCTGCTCACCGTTGCGGCCATCCTCATGCAGGATTCCGGGGTGGACGCCCCCATCTCCAACGACCTGGCGGTGGCCCTGGTGCTAAACCTCAACGTCATCCTGCTGGTGGTGATGGTCTTGCTTGTCATCCGCAACCTGGTGAAGCTATATTTCGAGCGGCGCGGCAAGATAGCGGGGGCCAGGTTCCAGACCAAGCTTGTAATATCGTTTCTTGCCATGACGCTGGTGCCTTCGGCGCTCATGTTCACAGTGGCGTCGGAGCTTATCTCCGACACCGTGGACAAGTGGCTCAACGCGCGCATCGAGCGGACGCTCCAGGAATCACTGCTGGTGGCTGAAAGCCTCTACCGCGAGTCGGAGGACGAGACCCGGGGCAAGGCCCAATACCTCTCCACTTTGCTGGACATGCGGGGGCTCATAACCGAAGGCTCCGCCGTGAACCTCAACAGGCTCCTGCGGCAGAAGCTACGCGAGTACAACGTGGACCTCATACAGGCGTACAACCAGGATTTCGAGCTGGTGTCGGAGGTCTCCCGCCCCAAAAGCGAAATAACATTCCAGATGGAGGACAAGCCCGACCTGCTGGCCCGCGTGGCCGTGGGCGAGACGGTGACCGAGGTGGACGACAAGGAGGGGGTGAACATGGTCATCTCCCTCTCCCCTATTGCCGACGACACCGGCGAGGGGCGGGTTAAAGGGGTGGTTGTGGTGGCCCGGGAGGTCACCCGCAGGCTCATAGAGCAGGCCCATTCCATCACCAAGGCCTTTGAGGATTACAAACAGCTCAAGATAAAAAAGGAGCTTATCAAGACATCGTACCAGGTGACGCTCCTTCTGGTGGCGCTGGTGATAATGTTCTCCTCCATATGGATAGGGTTTTATCTGGCGCGGGGCATAACAGTCCCCCTTAAAACCCTTTCCGAGGCGGCGGAGGCCGTGGCCCGGGGCGACCTGAACGTGCGTATAGACACCCCCGCCAAGAACGACGAGGTGGGCCAGCTCATCACCTCCTTCAACAACATGACCCACGACCTTAGCACCTCCAAGGGCCAGCTGGAGGAGGCCATGAGGAACCTCACCGGCTCTAACGTGGAGTTGCACCATTGGGGCCAGTACATCGAGGCGGTGCTGGAGAACGTGCCCGGCGGCGTTGTGTCCATAGACAAGGCGGGCATGGTGACCACCATAAACGATTACGCGGCGGCCATGTTCGGCGTGCCGCCCGGCTCGGCCAAGGGGAAGAATTACCGCAGGGTGTTCGGGAGCAACCTTCTGGCCCCCATCAAGGGGATGATCCGGGAGATGCGCCACGATGGAAAGAACACGGTGGAGCAGGAGCTGGACATAACAGTGAACGGCCAGCGCAGGGCCCTGAAAACCTCGGTGTCCATGTTGCAGGACAGGGGCGGCCAGTACATGGGCATGGTGATAGTGTTCAACGACCTTACGGACTTCATATCCGCCCAGCGGGCCCTGGCGCTAAAGGAGATGGCCCGGGTGGTGGCCCATGAAATAAAGAACCCGCTCACGCCCATCCAGCTGAACGCCCAGCGGATGCGCAGGAAGTTCGAGCAGAAAGCGCCGGATTTCCCAAAGGTGTTTGATGACGCCACCAATACCATCATCCGGGAGGTGGAGCAGATGAAGGGGCTGGTGGAGCAGTTCTCCCGGATGGCCAAGATGTCCGACGCCGGGCCCGGCTCCGATACCCTTTCGGCCGCCAAGGACATGGTGTTCCCGGACCCCAGGATGGAGCCATGCGTTCTGCACGACACCATAAACGGGGTTATCAACCTGTACAAACACACCAGGCAGGGAGTGTCCATCCAGTCGGACCTGGATCCGGCGGTGAACATCGTGAGGATGGACCCGGAGCAGATGAAACGGGTTTTCATAAACCTTGTGGACAACGCCATGGACGCCCTCAACGGCGAGGGGAATATAGTTATAAAGACCCGCGCCCAGCCGGACCGGCGCCGGGTGCAGATCCAGGTGGAGGACACGGGGCACGGCGTGGTGGACGGGCTGGCCCAGAGCATATTCAAACCCTATTTTTCCACCAAACCTTCCGGCGCCGGGCTGGGGCTTGCCATAGTGAACCGGGTGGTGGAGGATCACGGCGGCTCCATCACCGTGTCCGCCAACCGGCCCCGGGGCACGGTGTTTACCGTCGAATTGCCGGTGGAATGA
- a CDS encoding phosphate/phosphite/phosphonate ABC transporter substrate-binding protein — MRGSLGCVLWGLLTVIFITGCSAGAPEDYRPAFTSQPPGGVKQLIFGVHPLHNPNKLFEVYGPIVDYLNENLKDVSLRLEASRNYDEFDKKLYARHFDLALPNPYQTIKAMKHGYHVYGKMGDDENFRGIILVRKDGVIREVADLKGKTVSFPAATALAATMMPQYYLHTHGLDINRDITVAYVGSQESSIMNVYIGKAAAGATWPVPWIKFIKERPDIAEKLMVKWQTETLPNNSLVARDDTPAEVVERVGALLFTLQDSDRGRRMLEQIPISRFEKATDATYEPVRQYIRKFSKNVRPVEE, encoded by the coding sequence ATGCGGGGCTCATTGGGGTGTGTTCTTTGGGGGCTGTTAACGGTCATCTTCATTACCGGCTGTTCCGCCGGAGCGCCGGAAGACTACCGCCCCGCTTTTACCAGCCAGCCGCCTGGCGGCGTTAAACAGCTGATTTTCGGCGTCCACCCCCTGCACAACCCCAACAAGCTCTTCGAGGTTTATGGGCCTATCGTCGATTACCTCAATGAAAACCTGAAGGATGTTTCCTTGAGGCTGGAGGCGTCGCGCAATTACGACGAGTTCGACAAGAAACTGTACGCCCGCCATTTCGACCTGGCCTTGCCCAACCCCTACCAGACAATAAAGGCCATGAAGCATGGCTACCACGTTTACGGCAAAATGGGGGATGATGAGAACTTCAGGGGGATAATACTGGTGCGGAAAGACGGGGTCATCCGCGAAGTGGCCGACCTGAAGGGCAAGACCGTGAGTTTCCCCGCGGCCACGGCCCTGGCGGCCACCATGATGCCGCAATATTACCTGCACACCCACGGGCTGGACATAAACCGGGACATCACCGTGGCGTATGTGGGCTCCCAGGAGTCATCTATCATGAACGTTTATATCGGCAAGGCGGCGGCGGGCGCCACGTGGCCCGTGCCCTGGATAAAATTCATCAAGGAGCGGCCCGACATCGCTGAAAAGCTCATGGTGAAATGGCAGACGGAGACCCTGCCCAACAACAGCCTAGTAGCCAGGGACGACACGCCGGCGGAGGTGGTGGAGAGGGTTGGCGCCCTGCTTTTCACCCTGCAAGACAGCGACAGGGGCAGGCGGATGCTGGAGCAAATACCCATTTCCAGGTTCGAAAAAGCCACCGACGCAACCTATGAGCCGGTACGCCAATATATAAGGAAGTTCAGCAAGAACGTGCGCCCGGTGGAAGAATGA
- a CDS encoding PAS domain S-box protein, translating to MTIFPAKWRRSWPVRFWTRSIRRQLMLGIMTVHAVLMSIFVYDMVGRQREFLHKQSVEQAKSLAETLAANSVSWVLASDVVGMEEVIQSVRSYPDLKFAMLFSTDGQTLAHTERKFVGLYVSDPKSLSLLKSSPATTVLTDSHALVDVAVPIVARDLKRHIGWARVGLGQEGIAAGLRIVTLHGLTYTAMAIGAGMVFAFFMALGLTIGLRRLVDVTGAIMGGRRDARVSMERTDELGQLGHGLNQMLDFITEGEEKVQNLLDSTAEGIFGLDENGDISFINPSAMRLLSYPSREDILGKNVHDTVHYAHADRTPIPIEDCRTLQAIRSGEGIHVDDAVFWRMDDTCFDVEYWARPVQHEGRVTGAVVTFMDITERKRAEEALVESKNRLQQLIEASPVAMVISDKGWRNIFMNRKFTELFGYTLADIPAVEQWWPMAYPDESYRKSIRKRWEALVDKAVKERSAIAPMESRVTRRDGGMVDIVFNFSSIGELGLTVFQDITERKRTEEELKRLYTAIEQSSDVVVIADVKGNIEYVNNAFERSSGYTKREAVGKNPRIIKSGKHDAEFYKRMWGALASGRTWSGHLINRNKDGALYEEYSTITPIVDSEGGIVNYVAIKKDISRESTLNRARDFFTRITSHELRTPLTKLMLVKSFIAQGALEDIDTVKLALDEAIGGFQRISHATSLMSELSLGTPTERLIHGNFNDLLQVVMRETQIAIEKEERKVTLTWDTQGLETETSAPFDFGLMRHALDEIFSNAIKYTPNGGNVNVSARVDDGFVVVEVADEGPGIPAELVEKVFDPYFSLENPLEHSTGRFKYKGGGIGLGLTIAQMIVKYHGGSIKLGPNPGGKGLLVAVRLPVERRQS from the coding sequence ATGACGATATTCCCAGCCAAATGGCGCCGCTCCTGGCCGGTGAGGTTCTGGACCCGCTCCATCCGCCGCCAGCTTATGCTGGGCATCATGACGGTGCACGCCGTCCTCATGTCCATTTTCGTGTACGACATGGTGGGCCGCCAGCGGGAGTTCCTGCACAAACAGAGCGTGGAACAGGCTAAAAGCCTGGCGGAGACCCTGGCCGCCAACAGCGTGTCATGGGTGCTGGCCAGCGACGTGGTGGGGATGGAGGAGGTCATACAATCCGTCCGTAGCTATCCAGACCTGAAGTTCGCCATGCTTTTTTCCACCGATGGGCAGACCCTGGCCCACACGGAACGCAAATTCGTGGGGCTATACGTGAGCGACCCGAAGAGCCTTTCGCTGTTAAAATCCTCCCCGGCCACCACGGTATTGACGGACAGCCACGCGCTGGTGGACGTGGCGGTGCCCATAGTGGCCCGGGACTTGAAAAGGCACATAGGCTGGGCCCGGGTTGGGCTTGGGCAGGAAGGCATCGCCGCCGGGTTGCGGATAGTGACCCTCCACGGCCTGACATACACCGCCATGGCCATAGGGGCTGGCATGGTGTTCGCCTTCTTCATGGCCCTGGGGCTCACCATAGGCCTGCGCAGACTTGTGGATGTGACCGGCGCCATCATGGGGGGGCGGCGCGACGCCAGGGTGTCCATGGAGCGCACCGATGAGCTGGGCCAGTTGGGACATGGGTTGAACCAGATGCTGGATTTCATCACCGAAGGCGAGGAAAAAGTCCAAAACCTGCTGGACTCCACAGCGGAAGGGATATTCGGGCTCGACGAAAATGGGGATATATCTTTCATAAATCCCTCGGCCATGCGCCTGCTCTCGTACCCGTCACGGGAGGACATCCTGGGCAAGAATGTCCACGACACAGTCCATTACGCCCATGCCGACAGGACCCCCATCCCCATCGAGGATTGCCGGACACTCCAGGCCATAAGGTCCGGCGAAGGCATCCACGTGGATGACGCGGTGTTCTGGCGGATGGACGACACCTGTTTCGACGTGGAGTACTGGGCGCGTCCGGTTCAGCATGAAGGAAGGGTGACAGGGGCCGTGGTGACTTTCATGGACATAACCGAGCGCAAGAGGGCCGAGGAAGCGCTGGTGGAGAGCAAGAACCGCCTTCAACAGCTTATAGAGGCGTCACCGGTGGCCATGGTCATTTCCGACAAGGGCTGGCGCAACATTTTTATGAACCGCAAGTTCACCGAGCTTTTCGGCTATACCCTGGCGGATATACCCGCCGTGGAGCAATGGTGGCCAATGGCTTATCCCGATGAAAGTTACCGGAAAAGCATAAGGAAGCGATGGGAGGCTCTGGTGGACAAGGCGGTGAAGGAACGCTCCGCCATAGCGCCGATGGAAAGCAGGGTGACGCGGCGGGATGGTGGAATGGTGGACATTGTGTTCAACTTCTCCTCCATCGGGGAACTGGGGCTTACTGTATTCCAGGACATCACCGAGCGCAAAAGGACCGAGGAGGAGCTTAAAAGGCTCTATACCGCCATTGAGCAGTCCAGCGACGTGGTGGTGATCGCCGATGTTAAGGGGAATATCGAGTACGTCAACAACGCTTTCGAACGCTCTTCCGGGTACACAAAAAGGGAAGCTGTGGGAAAGAACCCGCGCATCATCAAGAGCGGCAAGCATGACGCGGAGTTCTACAAGCGGATGTGGGGAGCCCTCGCCTCCGGCAGGACATGGTCCGGCCACCTGATAAACAGGAACAAGGATGGCGCCCTTTACGAGGAATACTCCACCATCACCCCCATAGTGGACTCCGAGGGGGGGATAGTAAACTATGTGGCCATTAAAAAGGACATCAGCAGGGAGTCCACCCTCAACCGCGCCAGGGACTTTTTCACCCGCATCACCTCCCACGAGCTACGCACGCCTCTTACCAAGCTCATGCTGGTGAAGTCTTTCATAGCACAGGGGGCTTTGGAGGACATAGACACCGTTAAATTGGCCCTGGACGAAGCGATTGGCGGGTTCCAGCGGATAAGCCACGCCACCTCCCTTATGAGCGAGCTTAGCCTTGGAACCCCCACCGAAAGGCTCATCCACGGAAACTTCAATGACCTGCTCCAGGTTGTAATGAGGGAAACCCAGATAGCCATTGAGAAAGAAGAGCGGAAGGTAACGTTGACCTGGGATACGCAGGGATTGGAGACGGAAACCAGCGCCCCCTTCGATTTCGGGCTGATGAGGCATGCGCTGGACGAGATATTTTCCAACGCGATCAAGTACACCCCCAACGGCGGGAACGTGAATGTCTCCGCCAGGGTTGACGATGGGTTTGTGGTGGTGGAGGTTGCGGACGAGGGCCCAGGCATCCCCGCCGAGCTTGTAGAGAAGGTTTTCGACCCTTACTTCTCCCTGGAAAATCCGCTGGAGCATTCCACGGGCCGGTTCAAGTACAAAGGCGGGGGCATAGGCCTGGGGCTCACCATCGCCCAGATGATAGTCAAATACCACGGCGGCTCCATTAAGCTGGGGCCGAACCCCGGGGGCAAAGGGTTATTGGTGGCCGTGCGGCTCCCCGTGGAGCGGCGCCAGTCTTAA
- a CDS encoding DUF4390 domain-containing protein, with amino-acid sequence MNITSSAAPAGVFTRRLAGFVLAAFVMALATVSPALADDAYMVDVVRSGGPEKVNVSAVLKGSFTKEIKESIDSGAPVTFTYFVELKRIRTLVWNETARELVIKRLVKFDTLRKVYLTWEKRGDDEDDIVFDAELSAAEYKNKDNASQAAKDPQAMEPMVIKEADRLERWMTRLENLEIAPAAELKHNSRYYIRARCEMKSIKLIPPFNYILFFVSFFNFETGWETSSPFYLNGAS; translated from the coding sequence ATGAACATTACATCTTCCGCCGCCCCGGCGGGGGTTTTCACTCGCCGGTTGGCCGGTTTCGTTTTGGCGGCGTTTGTTATGGCCCTGGCCACAGTTTCGCCTGCCTTGGCCGATGACGCCTACATGGTGGACGTGGTGCGTTCGGGCGGGCCGGAGAAAGTGAATGTTTCGGCGGTCCTCAAGGGCTCTTTCACCAAGGAGATAAAGGAGAGCATAGACTCCGGCGCGCCGGTTACTTTCACCTATTTCGTGGAGCTTAAGCGTATCCGGACTTTGGTTTGGAACGAAACCGCCCGGGAACTGGTGATAAAACGGCTGGTGAAGTTTGACACCCTGCGGAAGGTCTATCTTACCTGGGAGAAGCGGGGAGACGACGAGGACGACATAGTGTTCGACGCCGAGCTTTCCGCCGCCGAGTACAAGAACAAAGACAACGCCTCGCAGGCCGCAAAGGATCCGCAGGCCATGGAGCCGATGGTGATCAAAGAGGCCGACAGGCTGGAACGGTGGATGACAAGGCTTGAAAACCTGGAGATAGCCCCCGCCGCCGAACTTAAACACAACAGCCGGTATTACATCCGCGCCCGGTGCGAGATGAAATCCATAAAGCTCATCCCCCCGTTCAATTACATCCTGTTCTTCGTGTCGTTCTTTAATTTCGAGACCGGGTGGGAGACCTCATCCCCCTTCTACCTGAACGGCGCGTCTTAA
- a CDS encoding radical SAM protein — protein MLPDKFRRPVDLIQISASGWCEYKCGFCAAGKAHPPARLFPTEWLLRFITIMAALGLKRARLIGGGEPLLRPDILELVHGLVRIKQLTSVSLSTNGRFLKEKSEGLSQAGLHRLFVTIPSLNPSIFAHITGFDELPRTLDGLEAASVAYKIPASVKMTLVPGVNEGEILPLVDFSVERGLDIYIVETQGVPGSKPMSSETIVKTVGGKYQLTRMEGAALSNNPWKLEGTGTAMKVVTRDDLRTCGACNRLWLTAEGVVSLCNQVMTHVDLNEVLAEEPTDEELALVVAKIAMNKPMHPVARCIETSLPD, from the coding sequence ATGTTGCCTGACAAGTTCCGCCGCCCGGTGGACCTGATACAGATATCGGCCAGCGGGTGGTGTGAGTATAAATGTGGGTTTTGCGCCGCAGGTAAGGCGCATCCGCCGGCCAGGCTTTTCCCCACAGAATGGCTGTTGAGGTTCATAACCATAATGGCCGCCCTGGGGTTAAAACGAGCCAGGCTTATAGGCGGGGGTGAGCCACTCCTGCGCCCGGACATTCTGGAGCTTGTACACGGGCTTGTCCGGATAAAACAGTTAACCTCTGTTTCACTTTCCACCAACGGCCGGTTCCTGAAAGAGAAGTCCGAAGGGCTTTCGCAAGCGGGCCTTCACAGGCTTTTCGTAACCATCCCATCGTTGAATCCGTCCATCTTCGCGCATATCACCGGGTTTGACGAACTGCCCCGGACGCTGGATGGGCTGGAGGCCGCTTCAGTCGCATACAAAATACCCGCCAGCGTGAAGATGACCCTTGTCCCCGGCGTTAACGAAGGTGAGATACTGCCTTTGGTGGATTTCTCCGTGGAGCGGGGGCTGGATATTTACATAGTGGAAACCCAGGGCGTTCCCGGCTCTAAACCTATGTCATCCGAAACCATCGTAAAAACCGTGGGCGGCAAATACCAGTTAACAAGGATGGAAGGGGCCGCATTGAGCAACAATCCCTGGAAGCTGGAAGGCACCGGCACGGCCATGAAAGTTGTCACCCGGGACGACCTGCGAACCTGCGGCGCCTGCAACCGGTTATGGCTTACGGCGGAAGGTGTTGTGTCGTTATGCAACCAGGTGATGACGCATGTGGACCTCAACGAAGTGCTCGCCGAAGAGCCTACCGACGAAGAGCTGGCCCTGGTGGTGGCCAAGATAGCCATGAACAAACCCATGCACCCGGTGGCCCGCTGTATTGAAACCAGCCTGCCGGATTAA